One segment of Euwallacea fornicatus isolate EFF26 chromosome 23, ASM4011564v1, whole genome shotgun sequence DNA contains the following:
- the LOC136346475 gene encoding uncharacterized protein isoform X1: MNMMLRIHLAILCLLSSLQSSSCDAVKLQVDKIRVKFLEVEDELWHSTNRHISGYETSSKEEKWLLSNFRSFDEDLRNVSGESNQLFNIPHLEISVILCNQISAVGRIYESFRRYMRFCSIRHESKVPYEMDHCNTLELVNDINHRENGILPTVIRMNKTLYDGENNLLQSVKKVLERSKLDNGWIGDIPQSVQQLYYDLYNVISVVQLKAYILLQFSNLRNMLSAENRINILHNALSTRRNFLSWTQTTHQHLSLAEKDRVIQRSDPFAFRQGQNFEKFTRLLQGHVENEADMDKRGQCIKSCDYYVASRSHGCSEQKSSYCSTLAHIGACRGAIRDCFFVDSEASICFSNHSVRRRDYEYIKFKNGITYGLASYCPKKTTVSSWTKGLASCHYCICLCDSTINSHRHICLKVAVADSKSNRIVTGVKFVKVKQILHIQIQEGKLLPYGVVDQDTVRWVDLDTCLVGSRQMLNEDYFMMTYSQRSVALDDLEVDGNYVITGVGFKLTDGVIHLQVYSDPFDWTTGEINHRFRKNISRGVTGRFKINIEAPDIPTRTTLPSQPHNNINKLIQFTHSDFGKDAAQNTIPFLDVQEVAAEPAVPLSGVGIYYKGNEGYGGFVAPRIQTYDYGSLASAEFPEKYAVESLLEA, encoded by the exons ATGAATATGATGTTGAGAATTCACTTAGCCATCTTGTGTTTGCTGAGCTCATTGCAAAGTAGTTCATGCGATGCAGTAAAACTGCAAGTAGACAAGATTAGAGTGAAATTCCTGGAAGTCGAAGATGAGCTGTGGCACTCCACGAACAGACATATTTCGGGTTACGAGACATCTAGCAAGGAGGAAAAATGGTTGCTATCGAATTTTAGATCATTCGATGAAGATCTAAGGAAC GTATCTGGCGAATCCAATCAGCTGTTTAATATACCACATCTGGAAATCTCCGTGATATTGTGCAATCAAATCAGCGCAGTTGGCCGAATATACGAGAGTTTTAGAAGGTATATGAGGTTTTGTTCCATTCGCCACGAGAGCAAAGTGCCCTATGAAATGGACCATTGCAACACGCTAGAACTAGTTAATGACATAAATCACCGGGAGAACGGCATTCTCCCCACTGTGATCCGCATGAACAAAACTCTGTACGATGGAGAGAATAACTTGCTCCAATCTGTTAAAAAAGTACTTGAACGCTCGAAACTGGACAATGGGTGGATTGGAGATATCCCCCAATCAGTGCAGCAACTCTATTACGACTTGTACAATGTAATAAGCGTCGTCCAACTCAAGGCGTACATTCTTCTccaattttcgaatttgaGGAATATGTTGTCGGCGGAGAACCGTATCA ACATTCTCCACAATGCCCTTTCGACAAGACGTAATTTTCTATCTTGGACACAGACCACGCATCAGCACTTGTCTCTAGCTGAAAAAGATCGTGTCATTCAAAGATCTGACCCATTCGCATTTCGACAGG GACAAAACTTTGAGAAATTTACAAGGCTATTGCAAGGACACGTTGAAAACGAGGCTGACATGGACAAACGTGGACAATGCATAAAATCATGCGACTATTACGTTGCCTCGAGGTCTCATGGATGTTCCGAACAGAAAAGTTCGTATTGCAGCACATTAGCACATATCGGTGCATGTAGAGGCGCCATTAGAGACTGCTTTTTTGTGGACTCTGAGGCTTCAATATGTTTCTCA AACCATTCTGTACGAAGAAGAGATTATgagtatattaaatttaaaaatggaataacTTACGGATTGGCCAGTTACTGCCCCAAAAAAACCACTGTGAGTAGCTGGACGAAGGGATTGGCCAGCTGTCACTATTGCATATGCCTATGCGACAGTACTATTAACTCCCACAGGCACATCTGCCTGAAAGTAGCCGTGGCCGACAGCAAAAGCAACAG AATAGTAACAGGGGTTAAGTTCGTTaaagttaaacaaattttacataTCCAAATCCAAGAGGGAAAGCTGCTGCCCTATGGGGTCGTAGACCAAGACACGGTGCGCTGGGTGGATCTGGACACGTGTCTTGTAGGATCCAGACAAATGCTTAATGAAGACTACTTTATGATGACTTACAGTCAACGATCTGTGGCGTTAGACGATCTTGAAGTAGATGGGAACTACGTCATCACAG GAGTTGGTTTTAAGCTCACAGATGGCGTGATACATCTTCAAGTCTACTCCGACCCCTTTGATTGGACAACCGGAGAAATTAACCACAGattcagaaaaaatatctCCAGAGGCGTAACCGGCAG ATTCAAAATCAACATCGAAGCTCCAGACATACCGACTAGGACCACATTACCGTCACAACCtcacaataatataaataagcTTATTCAGTTCACTCACTCAGATTTTGGAAAGGATGCGGCACAGAATACGATTCCGTTTTTGGA
- the LOC136346476 gene encoding uncharacterized protein has protein sequence MKIFCPILFVLSSLWAVSCEQRLLIDQLRREFLELEDKLWNLPSNWLLNRTQEDAEMYLAKKFFRFSQELLKMPQDLLYGVSPLRTVPDFLFLYSDLKSIDLKYEKFSEFLKFQLQGSQNKMAIEDIIYDVLNNTSSAENIMKRVYEMAYDHQGSMKQEIHRLTTENFWCKDLAQSPQQLFYNLYNRIALTDLKAYVMQQFAYLGNLIWEKGANDDLSIGVRKRYEQRTTHVINGLALAMKQPQDIWKCDPETFILGKTYDAFTRLLQGVIQNEVDINSYRTCKRTCNDYHFTKSYGCYDYESDFCSKLEGCSGNVINCFFVESYGTICASAAKSYRRYEYVKYTSGKTMGKSDSCPNHRTVNSWTRWFVRCHYCMCLCDQVGPFSDRYINLRPVMADVKNNRVVTGLRFVKHNRILHLQIQEGELLPYGYINQRTVQWVKLDSYQITDRGVQNKIDFFAMSHRERSMAMDEIQVNEDNHVLTGVRFQFRNGEIYLQIHVSSFDWHTGKVNDKEGHYIYETSREERVKYQLSKPDIPTKTPSRSRMHFSASKRYVEFTHTDFEKDVAQTTVPFIDIQEVVNRPAVPLIGAGIYYKGNDGYGGFIAPRIKTYNFAKHVSSKMPQMTHGVMPYIEDNVEIN, from the exons ATGAAGATCTTTTGTCCAATTCTGTTCGTTTTAAGCTCATTATGGGCCGTTTCCTGCGAACAAAGGCTACTCATCGACCAGTTACGAAGGGAATTTCTAGAATTAGAAGACAAACTATGGAACCTGCCCTCGAATTGGCTACTGAACCGAACACAGGAAGACGCAGAGATGTACCTAGCGAAGAAGTTCTTCAGATTTAGCCAGGAGTTACTGAAG ATGCCCCAGGACCTTCTCTATGGTGTATCCCCCTTAAGAACAGTACCGGACTTCCTGTTCCTTTACTCCGACCTAAAGAGCATAGATCTTAAATATGAGAAATTCAGCGAGTTTCTAAAGTTCCAACTGCAAGGGTCTCAAAACAAGATGGCCATAGAGGATATAATATACGATGTGTTGAACAATACCTCCAGCGcagaaaatattatgaaaCGAGTATACGAGATGGCCTATGATCACCAAGGCAGCATGAAGCAAGAGATACATCGA CTCACCACCGAAAATTTCTGGTGCAAAGACCTGGCCCAATCCCCTCAACAACTGTTCTACAATCTGTACAACCGCATCGCCCTAACTGACTTGAAGGCTTACGTGATGCAGCAGTTCGCTTACCTTGGAAACTTGATATGGGAAAAAG GCGCCAACGATGATTTGTCCATTGGCGTCCGAAAAAGGTACGAGCAAAGGACGACCCATGTCATTAACGGATTGGCCCTTGCCATGAAGCAGCCTCAAGACATATGGAAGTGCGATCCTGAGACATTTATTCTCG GAAAAACCTACGACGCATTCACTCGGCTTCTACAGGGGGTTATCCAAAACGAGGTTGACATAAACAGCTACAGAACGTGCAAGAGGACCTGTAACGACTACCACTTCACCAAGAGCTACGGCTGTTATGACTACGAAAGTgacttttgttcaaaattagaaGGTTGCAGCGGGAATGTGATAAACTGCTTCTTCGTGGAGTCCTACGGCACCATTTGCGCTTCC GCAGCGAAGTCATATAGGAGGTACGAGTATGTGAAATACACAAGTGGCAAAACCATGGGAAAAAGCGACAGCTGTCCAAACCATAGGACCGTAAACAGCTGGACTAGATGGTTCGTCCGCTGTCACTATTGCATGTGCCTTTGTGATCAAGTGGGACCTTTCTCGGACAGATACATCAATCTGAGGCCTGTAATGGCAGACGTGAAGAATAATAG AGTAGTCACAGGTTTGAGGTTCGTCAAACACAATCGCATTTTGCACCTTCAAATTCAAGAAGGAGAACTGCTTCCTTATGGGTACATAAACCAGCGGACAGTGCAGTGGGTTAAACTGGACAGTTATCAAATAACAGATCGGGGGGTCCAAAATAAAATCGACTTCTTTGCTATGAGCCATAGAGAGAGATCAATGGCCATGGATGAGATTCAAGTGAATGAGGATAATCATGTGCTTACAg GTGTGCGCTTCCAATTCAGAAACGGCGAAATTTACCTCCAAATCCACGTGAGTTCCTTCGACTGGCACACTGGAAAAGTCAACGACAAGGAAGGCCACTATATTTACGAAACCAGTCGTGAGGaaag GGTCAAATACCAGTTAAGTAAACCGGACATTCCCACTAAAACTCCGAGTCGCTCCAGGATGCACTTTAGCGCTTCCAAGAGATACGTCGAATTCACCCATACAGACTTCGAGAAAGACGTGGCCCAAACTACCGTGCCGTTTATCGATATCCAGGAGGTGGTAAATAGGCCCGCAGTGCCTCTTATAGGGGCCGGTATCTACTATAAGGGTAACGATGGCTATGGAGGTTTCATCGCGCCCAGGATCAAAACCTACAATTTTGCGAAGCACGTCTCGAGCAAAATGCCCCAGATGACACACGGGGTGATGCCGTACATCGAAGACAATgtcgaaataaattaa
- the LOC136346472 gene encoding uncharacterized protein isoform X2, whose amino-acid sequence MLKIAFCLLLTLCLSNVRSRDPEKLLLVDRLRYEFLKMEEEMWNFVRDSTVNGNVIATSNEPQEVTLIRKFEDLGHVIKKHFDHDFTHGLENLDSVWSLQLVYADLRGIFALYESFRRFQKQQTPPGRIPSPQQAWLDFTDSILNDPRNGVEYSLDRINEVIDKNLFQDVAKEVEGDMMCNTKQSPQQVLYSLYDAIALTELKGYTMIQFSYMLLRLYGKGNFTKEAQHSRERFEERTNNAVVAVKAAMRNVSRELWKCDPKKHVQGETYEEITNLLQGYIQNEVDLNSEGTCRENCAEYSFTKSHGCYENLYCRQQRTCCGKIIGCKFIDSDMWICNANPLSGRRYEYVEYENGRVLGRKQSCARGTTKVDSWWRWLFWHCSYCFCLCDEQGAFSDRYFNMRASISDIQNNKVVTGLRFVKSNRVIHLQIQEGELLPRMTINASTVTWKEVENYKITDRKIFNGQDYHTFTWEKRRLDLDDLEADEGHVLTGVRFKEIGSHLNFEIYITKFDFDTGRLKPEHSKWKDNPNTDVAADKPRKKVHLIHPDVPTRSTSPSIPTSHSDQFIEFTNSDMDRDVAQTTVPFLDAQKVESLEPVPLTGAGIFHKGRNFFGGFIAPKIITFDVSKYLKAAFPSEEIH is encoded by the exons CAACGTCATCGCCACCTCCAACGAACCTCAAGAGGTCACTCTTATAAGGAAATTCGAAGATTTAGGTCATGTGATTAAAAAG CACTTTGACCATGACTTCACACACGGTTTGGAAAATCTGGACTCGGTGTGGTCCCTGCAACTCGTATATGCAGACCTCCGAGGGATTTTCGCCCTGTACGAATCGTTTCGAAGGTTCCAAAAACAACAAACCCCCCCTGGGCGCATTCCCTCTCCTCAGCAAGCCTGGCTGGACTTCACAGACTCTATCCTGAACGATCCGAGAAACGGGGTGGAATACTCCTTGGACAGGATCAATGAAGTTatcgataaaaatttgtttcaagaTGTCGCAAAG GAGGTTGAGGGAGATATGATGTGCAATACCAAGCAAAGTCCCCAACAGGTGCTCTATAGCTTGTACGACGCTATAGCTCTTACCGAGCTCAAGGGCTACACTATGATTCAATTCTCTTATATGTTGCTTAGGCTCTATGGCAAAG GAAACTTTACCAAAGAAGCACAGCACAGCAGGGAGAGATTCGAGGAAAGAACCAACAACGCTGTTGTGGCAGTCAAGGCCGCAATGAGGAACGTATCCAGGGAATTGTGGAAGTGCGATCCCAAGAAACACGTACAAG GGGAAACATATGAGGAAATCACCAACTTGCTGCAAGGCTACATTCAAAACGAAGTGGACTTAAATTCCGAGGGCACTTGCAGGGAAAATTGCGCAGAATACAGCTTCACCAAGAGTCACGGATGCTACGAGAACCTTTACTGCAGGCAACAAAGGACCTGCTGTGGGAAGATTATCGgttgcaaatttattgattcGGACATGTGGATATGTAACGCT AACCCACTCAGTGGTAGACGATATGAATACGTAGAATACGAAAACGGGAGGGTGTTGGGTAGAAAACAGAGCTGCGCCCGAGGTACCACAAAAGTAGACAGCTGGTGGCGCTGGTTGTTCTGGCACTGCTCCTATTGCTTCTGCCTCTGCGACGAACAAGGAGCGTTCTCTGACCGGTACTTCAACATGAGGGCTTCAATCTCGGACATCCAGAACAACAA GGTTGTTACCGGCCTGCGTTTCGTCAAAAGTAACCGTGTGATCCATCTCCAGATCCAGGAAGGCGAGCTATTGCCACGTATGACCATTAACGCGAGTACCGTCACGTGGAAGGAAGTTGAAAACTACAAGATCACAGACAGGAAGATTTTCAACGGGCAGGATTATCATACCTTCACTTGGGAAAAGAGGCGTCTGGATTTGGATGACTTGGAGGCTGACGAGGGGCATGTTTTAACAG GGGTGCGCTTCAAGGAAATTGGCTCCCACCTAAACTTCGAAATTTACATCACCAAGTTCGACTTTGACACTGGAAGGCTGAAGCCCGAGCACAGTAAGTGGAAAGACAATCCCAATACTGATGTAGCAGCTGACAAACCTAG gaaaaaagtgCATCTAATTCACCCCGACGTCCCCACAAGGTCGACGAGCCCCTCGATCCCAACGTCCCACTCGGATCAGTTCATCGAATTCACTAATTCTGACATGGACAGGGACGTTGCCCAAACCACAGTACCATTTTTGGATGCTCAGAag GTGGAATCCCTGGAGCCAGTTCCCCTGACCGGGGCGGGGATTTTCCACAAAGGGAGGAACTTCTTTGGCGGTTTTATTGCcccaaaaataattacattcgACGTGAGCAAATACCTGAAGGCGGCTTTTCCTTCTGAGGAAATACATTGA